In the Flavobacterium sp. J372 genome, one interval contains:
- a CDS encoding PorP/SprF family type IX secretion system membrane protein, with protein MKKYIHTTILLLIAVSLHAQDPIFTQYFMVPQTINPGFTGFMETTSVGVMHRSQWPTSDLKITSNYAFLNTWSEEMTSGFGISFLSQRESFTDYNLSLVTGSYAYRVEISDDWYFHPAIEVGYGRKSYGFQNLVLEDQLNIGTGTVSTVSMDPLALNNKAGYFDIGAGFLFNNEECWVGGSLRHLNRPDISFTQAGNVPLDMFFSVNAGYEFKFSNFMNTFLPFDSKLLITGNYMQQGNFNRFDLSAGIIFERVFVGVTAATNPARNAPNGHLLTSVNPYFGLKYESLKIGYSYDANTSGIGRTGGIHEFSMLYQFDWQKKCDGCPDYY; from the coding sequence ATGAAAAAATATATACACACCACAATACTTCTGCTTATTGCAGTCTCATTACATGCACAAGACCCGATCTTTACCCAATACTTCATGGTGCCGCAAACTATAAATCCCGGCTTTACAGGGTTTATGGAAACTACATCTGTTGGAGTGATGCATCGCAGCCAATGGCCAACATCTGACCTGAAAATTACAAGTAACTATGCATTTTTAAATACATGGAGTGAAGAAATGACCAGCGGCTTTGGAATCAGTTTCCTAAGCCAGCGTGAATCATTTACTGATTATAACCTTTCACTGGTTACGGGTTCATATGCCTATCGTGTAGAGATTTCTGATGACTGGTACTTTCACCCCGCCATTGAGGTTGGCTATGGCCGAAAATCATATGGTTTCCAGAACCTTGTGCTTGAAGATCAATTGAATATAGGTACAGGTACAGTAAGCACAGTAAGTATGGATCCCCTTGCCTTAAACAATAAGGCAGGTTATTTTGATATAGGCGCTGGTTTTCTGTTTAATAATGAGGAATGTTGGGTGGGCGGATCACTAAGGCACCTAAACAGGCCGGATATATCTTTTACCCAAGCCGGTAATGTACCTCTGGACATGTTTTTTTCGGTTAATGCTGGCTATGAGTTTAAGTTTTCTAACTTTATGAATACCTTTCTGCCGTTTGACTCTAAGTTATTAATTACAGGCAATTATATGCAGCAGGGGAACTTTAACAGGTTTGACCTTAGTGCCGGAATTATCTTCGAACGGGTATTTGTAGGGGTTACTGCGGCGACAAACCCAGCTCGCAACGCACCAAACGGTCATTTGCTTACTTCGGTCAATCCTTACTTTGGACTGAAATATGAAAGTTTGAAGATAGGCTACTCTTATGATGCTAACACATCTGGCATAGGCCGTACAGGCGGTATCCACGAGTTTTCTATGTTATATCAATTTGATTGGCAGAAGAAATGTGATGGATGCCCTGACTACTATTAA
- a CDS encoding PKD-like domain-containing protein, with translation MKHFYYVLCVLLLIFSQNVDAKVLDIKIRYLNRLTASPIINGPDSVCSGGTVTLTVNYSGPGIIRWYDAPTGGALLFTGTSFITPALTATETFYAELTEGTAPPEMSEGKTVTVNPLPSVDFTFANNACAGTSVQFTSTVSNGNGPYTYSWDFGDGDTSTAANPTHTFESFGCATQNFTVKLKVKDGNNCESLVKEHIIMIKQRPDVNFKDGNASGGPSTYFNNCANAANNPVYNITVDNISINACSGTTYTVNWGDSPTSFPVTNFPITHTYNSLGAYSMVITATGLNGCVTKKTYIIKNVYNPSGGINSPGNTQNLCVPTSLIQFTISNWATNAPGTTYNIDYGDGSTPLNLTQEQLVASPHYNASNPAASANYPVPYSYSNTSCPNNEFTVKLTVTNACAFTTGTIANISTIAKPVPNFSSPEYACVNTSVTFTNITVLGYEAGCTRDTKFTWNFGDGTPNVIVDYTTSTPNITHTFSTPGNYTVTLTTQNSCGTSIKTKTICIEPATTAAFTLSGNEGCAPFEVQTTNTTNLTDLCSPTYQWTVSYSAANCGTNPGSSYNYFIGGTNSTSANPKFNFPNAGTYTITLKVLTSCNAATQTITKTVTVKQKPTVNITSTSSVCSGANLSPSANVSNCTSQSVSYLWTFNGGTPATSTSLNPGPVSFSSGGSHSITLEVTNECGTTTASQTVNVATAPTVNPVTNIERCQGISVPATSFSSPESGVTYQWTNSNTAIGLAASGNGNLPSFTAVNNTNVPIVSTITVKASKGGCTGPTQTFTITVQPLATITSATPNITLCNGATHPGTSFTGTAGATYTWTNSNASIGLLATGPTAIPSFTATNTGTTPVTATITVTPTINGCAGTPKTFTITVNPTPQALTLTDKILCHSQPSGEITFSNAVSGTTYTWTNSNPAIGLAASGSGNISFNATNTGAAPITATITVTGTANGCSAAAQTFTITVNPSPVVTFSMANQTICTETQSQPVTLQSTTSGVDFSWTAVAPPGVTGVVTSGTNTIPAQNLVNNTNAPLTVTYKAKAALTGTTPCPGAEFNYTITVKPKAANISGLPTTICSGATFSITPVNGSGNIVPAGTTYTWADPVITPAGSVNGASAQAVQQTSISQLLNNTTNSQATVAYTITPVSDGCLGNPFTVEIRVNPVPDVNAIANVTVCNGQLATPDIFSGNVTGVTYDWVATGGNIGMVSSSGTGNVPAFNAVNTTNNPITVTITVTPKIGNCSGPSKTFTIRVNPAPTTAFSIADQAVCSGGTTLPVTLTSTTSGATFTWTADAPTGITGIVSSGTNTIPAQILQNTTTAPVVVTYTAKAATSTGTACPGPNAEYKITVHPLPTISTQPVPQQEVCVGGTLNALTVGYTGGHGTPAYQWYSNTTVSTTGASIITGATSSSYTPPTNTVGTLYYYAIITLSGNGCGTATSDFAMITVVPDPTITNPAFTPQTLCAGASAQSLSVTASGGSDSPNYIYQWYVSNTNSTSAGTLIAGENTSTFTPPVPAQVTTAQTKYYYCEVKTAVSGCSVFSSVAEVKVIPAPAFTSQPLTANVCHLQTPSALTVAYVNGTGTPTYQWFENSTNSIAGATAIPGANSPAYQPQGTTVGTTYYFATVTFSSGGCQVITSAIAAITINPLTEVTSTETATICSGQQFTVSPVHGGGNNVPAGTTYTWAAPVPAIAGGSAQSAPQSSISQVLTNSTILPVTVTYTVTPAYNGCTGNPFTVTVTVNPKATIANTTATICSGGTFTIDPITIAGASIPSATTYSWSAPVVTGGLTGGAAGTGETIVTGTLTNPTTTTQTATYTVTPLSQPGNCNGQPFDIVVTVKPQISVTSVLSDFNGFEISTAGGSDGAIDLTVTGGSGSYSYSWVGPNGFAATTQDLTGLSVGVYTVTVTDGLCNAVVVPFNVREPMPLVIQEVIASHVNVNCFGQLTGVIEVEITQPSIAPFDYQIILQGGGVVEAVNNLTALNYVFDNLAAGTYDIKVTDANGTVKTLTGIVVTQPASGLAISNATVSNHNGFSITCNGANDGSIDLTITGGYPVYTYAWTGPNGFTAATPTISNLSPGTYTVAIGDATNVCTITQNYTITEPQPVTFTGIKSDYNGFGVSCSGGSNGTINITPAGGAGAYIYQWTGPNGFSASSQNLTGLFAGTYTLNLSDSNGCVATQEVYTLTEPLSMTITETHTNLLCHGASTGTVSVNVSGGVPGASGYIYSWSGPNSFSAATQNLANVMAGTYILTVTDASGCSATISVTLTQPSEITIIPTQTPISCYGANDASLSLAISGGVGTYQVTWDNFASGTFQDNLAAGTYVITVKDSNNCSKVISVIIPEAPIFTINPAHTNISCHGANDGSIVLNLVGGQAPVSLVWNDDPTAGNARFNLPAGTYTVTITDSKPCVITRSFIIVEPQPLTLGGVVTNADNCTNTMSGAINLLPAGGSPPFTFSWSNGATTEDLTGITSGNYAVTVTDSRGCSVSRQFQVTRPLPLEVTVTSNVDFNCTTKYVMQTNTATASGGIPPYLYSWSSGTVSGQGGRSMTTNQNGSVTVTVTDLKGCTAIHTFGVDTQQLGDISHTITSYGFETYGLYSIIDPIEFTNTSTGDFTSVSWNFGDGSVSDEESPTHSYQREGTYVVTQTVVYPYGCISRKTITLTVEKGYNVMIPNGFTPNADGINDTFNAQHTGLKSIQLEVYDTWGSMIYSEKGETLRGWDGNVKGVPAENGNFYYRMKVETFYGNIANYEGPLVLIK, from the coding sequence ATGAAGCACTTTTACTATGTTTTGTGTGTTCTGTTGCTAATATTTTCTCAGAATGTTGATGCAAAAGTCCTTGATATAAAAATTCGCTATTTAAATCGTCTTACTGCATCGCCAATTATAAATGGACCTGATAGTGTTTGCAGTGGTGGCACAGTAACTCTAACAGTAAATTATAGTGGGCCCGGAATTATAAGGTGGTATGACGCACCTACTGGAGGTGCATTACTTTTCACAGGTACATCTTTTATAACACCTGCTTTAACAGCAACAGAAACATTTTACGCTGAATTAACAGAAGGTACTGCTCCTCCTGAAATGAGCGAAGGTAAAACAGTAACTGTAAACCCGCTGCCCTCAGTTGACTTCACGTTTGCAAATAATGCTTGTGCGGGCACAAGTGTACAATTCACATCGACTGTTTCTAACGGAAATGGCCCTTATACTTATTCGTGGGATTTTGGCGACGGAGATACCTCGACAGCTGCAAACCCTACACATACATTTGAATCTTTTGGCTGCGCCACCCAAAATTTCACTGTAAAGCTTAAAGTGAAAGATGGTAACAATTGCGAGAGTCTTGTTAAGGAACATATAATCATGATTAAGCAGAGGCCTGACGTCAATTTTAAAGATGGAAATGCAAGTGGAGGCCCATCCACATATTTTAATAATTGTGCGAATGCTGCAAACAATCCTGTATATAACATAACAGTTGATAATATTTCAATTAATGCATGTTCAGGAACAACTTACACAGTAAATTGGGGTGACTCACCAACAAGTTTTCCTGTTACAAACTTTCCAATAACTCACACATATAATAGCCTTGGTGCTTACTCAATGGTGATAACAGCGACAGGATTAAATGGTTGTGTGACAAAGAAAACCTATATCATTAAAAACGTATATAATCCTTCGGGAGGTATTAATAGCCCCGGAAATACTCAAAATCTTTGTGTACCTACTTCGCTCATTCAATTTACAATTTCAAATTGGGCTACAAATGCTCCTGGTACAACGTACAATATTGATTATGGAGATGGCTCTACTCCCCTAAACTTAACTCAGGAACAATTAGTTGCATCTCCTCATTATAATGCCTCAAATCCAGCTGCATCTGCTAATTATCCAGTCCCCTATTCTTATAGTAATACAAGCTGCCCAAACAATGAATTTACAGTCAAACTAACCGTTACAAATGCATGTGCATTCACTACAGGGACGATTGCTAATATCAGTACAATTGCTAAGCCAGTTCCAAATTTTTCCAGTCCTGAATATGCATGTGTAAATACAAGTGTAACATTTACAAATATTACTGTTTTAGGATATGAGGCGGGATGTACACGCGACACAAAATTCACTTGGAATTTTGGAGATGGAACGCCAAATGTAATTGTAGATTACACTACTTCAACACCTAATATCACACATACATTCTCAACGCCAGGTAATTATACGGTAACACTTACAACCCAAAACAGCTGTGGTACAAGCATAAAAACTAAAACAATCTGTATTGAACCGGCTACCACAGCGGCATTTACGTTAAGTGGCAACGAAGGCTGTGCTCCTTTTGAAGTTCAGACTACAAACACTACCAATCTTACAGACCTGTGCAGTCCTACTTATCAGTGGACTGTTTCATATTCTGCAGCTAACTGCGGTACAAATCCAGGCAGTAGTTACAATTATTTTATAGGTGGAACCAATTCAACATCTGCCAATCCGAAGTTTAATTTTCCGAACGCGGGGACATACACAATTACTTTAAAAGTTCTTACATCTTGTAATGCCGCTACACAGACCATCACGAAGACAGTTACGGTAAAGCAAAAACCTACTGTTAATATAACTTCAACATCATCTGTTTGCTCTGGGGCCAATTTGTCTCCATCCGCAAACGTTTCGAATTGTACTTCACAATCAGTATCTTACTTGTGGACATTTAATGGCGGTACTCCTGCTACTTCAACCAGCCTCAACCCGGGCCCGGTGAGCTTTTCCAGTGGAGGTTCACATTCAATTACTCTGGAAGTAACCAACGAATGTGGCACAACAACAGCTTCACAAACTGTAAATGTGGCAACCGCGCCAACAGTCAATCCGGTAACAAATATTGAAAGATGTCAAGGCATATCAGTTCCGGCAACAAGTTTTTCAAGTCCTGAAAGTGGAGTGACCTACCAATGGACCAATTCTAATACTGCAATAGGCCTTGCTGCATCGGGCAATGGAAATCTTCCATCATTTACCGCTGTAAATAACACCAACGTTCCAATTGTTTCAACAATTACTGTAAAAGCGTCAAAAGGCGGCTGTACCGGGCCTACACAAACCTTCACCATTACAGTTCAGCCATTGGCAACCATTACCAGCGCAACGCCAAACATCACGCTATGTAATGGTGCTACACATCCCGGCACTAGCTTCACAGGAACTGCAGGAGCTACATATACCTGGACGAACTCCAATGCATCAATAGGACTGTTGGCTACCGGGCCAACAGCTATACCATCATTCACCGCAACAAATACAGGAACAACTCCGGTAACAGCGACCATCACCGTCACACCTACAATAAACGGCTGTGCCGGTACGCCAAAAACGTTTACCATTACCGTAAACCCGACACCACAGGCTCTTACGCTAACCGACAAAATACTTTGTCACAGCCAGCCGTCAGGGGAAATAACGTTTAGCAATGCCGTTTCGGGGACAACATATACCTGGACAAACAGCAACCCTGCCATTGGGCTTGCGGCTTCGGGCTCGGGTAACATTTCATTCAACGCAACAAACACCGGTGCTGCCCCAATCACAGCAACCATTACAGTAACTGGCACGGCCAATGGTTGTTCAGCGGCAGCACAAACTTTTACTATAACGGTAAACCCATCGCCGGTGGTTACATTTTCAATGGCAAACCAGACAATCTGTACCGAAACACAAAGCCAGCCTGTTACACTGCAAAGTACCACATCGGGTGTCGACTTTAGTTGGACTGCCGTAGCGCCTCCGGGAGTTACAGGTGTTGTAACAAGCGGTACAAATACAATACCGGCACAAAATCTTGTAAACAACACCAATGCCCCTCTTACAGTAACTTACAAGGCAAAAGCTGCACTAACCGGTACTACCCCATGCCCAGGGGCAGAATTTAACTATACGATTACGGTAAAGCCTAAAGCAGCGAACATAAGCGGACTTCCAACAACCATATGTAGCGGCGCGACATTTTCTATTACTCCTGTAAACGGCAGCGGTAATATAGTTCCGGCCGGAACAACATATACATGGGCAGACCCGGTGATAACACCGGCGGGTTCAGTTAACGGTGCATCAGCACAAGCTGTTCAGCAAACATCAATATCACAGCTACTAAACAACACCACAAATTCCCAGGCCACAGTCGCCTACACAATTACGCCTGTTTCAGATGGCTGTTTAGGCAATCCTTTTACTGTAGAGATTCGTGTAAACCCTGTGCCTGATGTGAATGCAATAGCCAATGTAACCGTTTGCAATGGCCAACTAGCTACACCCGATATTTTTTCAGGAAATGTTACCGGAGTAACCTACGATTGGGTGGCTACGGGTGGCAACATAGGTATGGTATCATCATCAGGTACAGGTAATGTACCAGCATTTAATGCGGTTAACACGACTAATAATCCCATTACGGTGACAATTACAGTAACACCCAAAATTGGTAACTGTAGCGGCCCTTCTAAAACGTTTACAATAAGGGTAAACCCTGCGCCAACAACGGCGTTTTCAATAGCCGACCAGGCAGTTTGCTCAGGAGGCACAACATTGCCTGTAACGCTTACGAGCACAACAAGCGGTGCAACCTTTACCTGGACAGCTGACGCGCCTACAGGAATTACGGGAATAGTAAGCTCGGGGACAAACACAATCCCGGCACAAATACTGCAAAACACTACCACGGCGCCTGTGGTTGTTACTTACACTGCAAAAGCGGCAACTTCTACTGGCACCGCATGTCCCGGCCCCAATGCAGAATACAAAATCACTGTTCATCCTTTGCCAACAATTTCAACACAACCTGTACCACAGCAGGAAGTTTGTGTTGGAGGCACTCTCAATGCACTTACTGTTGGCTATACCGGCGGCCACGGCACACCTGCTTACCAATGGTACAGCAATACTACAGTCTCAACAACAGGGGCAAGCATAATTACAGGAGCTACTTCTTCATCATATACACCACCTACAAACACAGTAGGAACGCTATATTACTACGCGATAATAACATTAAGCGGCAATGGCTGTGGCACAGCGACTAGTGACTTTGCTATGATTACTGTTGTGCCCGACCCAACAATTACAAACCCGGCATTCACGCCGCAGACATTATGTGCAGGCGCATCAGCACAATCATTAAGCGTTACGGCAAGTGGCGGATCTGATTCTCCGAACTATATATACCAGTGGTACGTGAGCAACACAAACAGTACTTCTGCCGGTACGCTTATAGCAGGTGAAAATACATCAACATTTACCCCGCCTGTGCCTGCACAGGTAACTACTGCCCAAACAAAGTATTATTACTGTGAAGTAAAAACAGCTGTTTCAGGATGTTCTGTATTCAGTTCGGTTGCTGAAGTGAAAGTTATTCCCGCGCCGGCTTTTACTTCCCAGCCGCTTACTGCTAATGTGTGCCACCTGCAAACACCTTCAGCCCTTACAGTAGCATATGTAAACGGTACAGGTACGCCAACATATCAATGGTTTGAAAATTCAACAAATTCAATAGCAGGCGCAACCGCGATTCCCGGAGCTAACAGTCCCGCTTATCAACCGCAGGGTACAACTGTTGGTACTACATACTATTTTGCAACAGTGACATTCTCTTCGGGTGGATGCCAGGTAATAACATCTGCAATAGCAGCTATCACCATCAACCCGCTTACTGAAGTAACATCAACGGAGACGGCAACCATTTGCAGCGGGCAACAGTTTACTGTATCTCCAGTACACGGCGGCGGTAATAACGTACCTGCAGGCACTACTTATACATGGGCTGCGCCCGTCCCTGCCATAGCGGGGGGAAGCGCACAGTCTGCTCCGCAAAGTAGCATCAGCCAAGTACTAACAAATAGTACAATACTTCCTGTAACGGTAACTTATACTGTAACGCCTGCTTATAATGGCTGTACAGGTAACCCATTTACGGTAACTGTGACGGTCAACCCGAAAGCAACGATAGCAAATACCACAGCAACAATTTGCAGTGGGGGCACATTTACCATTGACCCTATTACCATTGCCGGGGCAAGTATTCCCTCGGCTACAACATACTCGTGGAGTGCACCGGTTGTTACAGGCGGACTTACAGGCGGTGCAGCTGGCACAGGTGAAACGATTGTTACGGGGACATTAACTAACCCTACAACCACTACACAAACTGCAACATATACGGTTACTCCGCTCTCACAGCCGGGTAATTGTAATGGGCAGCCATTTGATATCGTCGTGACGGTTAAGCCGCAGATTTCAGTTACCAGCGTGCTTTCAGATTTTAACGGCTTTGAGATAAGCACGGCGGGTGGCAGTGATGGCGCTATTGATTTGACAGTTACGGGTGGTTCCGGAAGCTATAGTTATTCATGGGTTGGCCCTAATGGTTTTGCGGCAACAACCCAGGATTTAACAGGACTATCGGTTGGTGTTTATACCGTGACAGTAACGGACGGGCTTTGTAACGCTGTAGTGGTTCCGTTCAATGTACGCGAACCTATGCCGCTTGTGATACAGGAAGTTATTGCAAGCCATGTAAACGTGAATTGCTTCGGGCAATTAACCGGAGTTATTGAGGTAGAAATTACACAGCCATCTATTGCTCCGTTTGACTACCAAATTATTCTACAAGGCGGTGGTGTAGTAGAGGCAGTAAATAATCTTACAGCCCTAAACTATGTGTTTGACAATTTAGCAGCCGGAACATATGACATTAAAGTAACGGATGCCAACGGTACTGTAAAAACACTTACGGGAATAGTAGTTACACAACCGGCATCAGGGCTGGCAATAAGCAATGCAACGGTATCAAATCATAATGGTTTCAGCATAACATGCAACGGCGCAAATGACGGAAGCATTGACCTGACAATAACCGGCGGTTATCCTGTATATACTTATGCCTGGACAGGCCCTAACGGATTCACTGCAGCTACACCAACTATTTCAAACCTTTCACCCGGCACTTACACAGTGGCGATTGGTGATGCTACAAACGTTTGTACCATAACACAGAACTACACTATAACAGAACCGCAACCGGTAACCTTCACAGGTATAAAATCTGACTACAACGGCTTCGGCGTAAGTTGCAGTGGGGGAAGTAATGGTACCATAAACATAACTCCTGCGGGCGGCGCCGGCGCATATATTTACCAATGGACAGGCCCGAATGGCTTTAGCGCATCATCACAAAACCTCACCGGATTGTTTGCAGGAACGTACACCCTAAATCTTTCTGATTCAAACGGATGTGTAGCTACCCAAGAGGTATATACTTTAACCGAGCCACTTTCAATGACTATTACTGAGACCCATACCAACCTATTGTGTCACGGTGCTTCAACAGGGACTGTATCAGTAAATGTGTCGGGTGGTGTTCCGGGTGCATCAGGTTATATTTATTCGTGGTCAGGCCCGAATAGCTTTAGCGCAGCAACGCAAAACCTCGCTAATGTGATGGCCGGCACGTATATACTTACCGTTACAGATGCTTCCGGATGTAGCGCTACTATCTCAGTTACACTTACACAGCCATCGGAAATCACAATCATTCCTACCCAAACCCCAATAAGTTGTTATGGGGCTAATGATGCCTCACTTTCACTTGCAATATCAGGAGGAGTGGGAACGTATCAGGTAACGTGGGATAATTTTGCTTCAGGCACATTCCAGGATAATCTTGCGGCAGGTACTTATGTCATTACAGTAAAGGACAGCAACAATTGCAGTAAGGTCATAAGCGTTATAATTCCCGAAGCGCCAATATTTACAATAAATCCTGCGCATACCAATATATCATGCCACGGCGCCAACGATGGTAGTATAGTGCTGAATCTGGTGGGAGGGCAGGCACCTGTTTCGCTTGTGTGGAATGATGACCCTACCGCAGGTAACGCAAGGTTTAACCTTCCTGCCGGTACATATACCGTAACGATTACCGATAGCAAACCTTGCGTTATAACACGCAGTTTTATTATAGTAGAGCCGCAGCCACTTACTTTAGGCGGCGTAGTTACTAATGCCGACAATTGTACTAATACCATGAGTGGGGCCATCAACCTGCTTCCAGCAGGTGGATCTCCACCGTTTACATTCTCGTGGTCAAATGGCGCAACAACCGAAGATCTTACCGGCATTACATCAGGCAATTATGCAGTTACTGTTACCGATAGCCGCGGATGTTCGGTTTCAAGGCAATTCCAGGTGACTAGGCCACTTCCGCTTGAGGTGACAGTAACCAGCAATGTAGACTTTAACTGTACGACTAAATACGTAATGCAAACTAATACAGCCACAGCATCAGGTGGCATACCACCGTATCTGTACTCCTGGTCATCGGGAACTGTGAGCGGACAAGGTGGTCGTAGTATGACAACAAATCAAAATGGCAGTGTGACTGTTACAGTTACAGACCTTAAAGGATGTACTGCTATCCATACATTTGGGGTTGACACACAACAGCTGGGTGACATATCACATACCATTACATCTTACGGTTTTGAAACCTATGGGCTTTACTCAATTATCGACCCTATAGAATTTACAAATACGTCAACAGGTGATTTTACTAGCGTGTCATGGAATTTTGGTGATGGATCAGTATCTGATGAAGAAAGTCCTACACACTCGTACCAGCGGGAAGGTACTTATGTGGTTACCCAAACGGTGGTGTATCCTTACGGATGTATAAGTCGCAAAACAATTACTCTTACCGTTGAAAAAGGGTATAATGTGATGATACCTAACGGATTTACGCCGAATGCTGACGGCATTAATGACACGTTTAATGCACAGCACACCGGTTTGAAATCAATTCAGCTTGAAGTTTATGATACATGGGGTTCAATGATATATTCTGAAAAAGGCGAAACCCTGCGCGGATGGGATGGTAATGTAAAAGGTGTCCCTGCCGAGAATGGCAACTTTTATTATAGAATGAAAGTTGAAACTTTCTACGGAAATATTGCCAATTATGAAGGCCCATTAGTTTTAATTAAATAA